The sequence CTTTTGCTTGCTCCTCTTCCCAATTTCTAAACATTGTCATGCTGAAGGCCAAATGCTAGACCCTCTTTTCTGCTCTGGCCACACTTGCCCTCTAGTGACCTCATCTAGCTCCTTGGCTTTTCATACCTGGataactctcattttttttctcttcagaccAAACCTCTCCCTGAGTTCCAGATTGCCAAATCCAACTGGTTTCtcaacatctccacttggatATCTTGTAGGCATCCTAAACTTAACTTGTCCAACAAAATTGTACTCATATCTGCTCCTCTTCTTCatttcagtaaatggcaccacTATTTTTCAGTTGCTCAGTGTCCTTGGGTTCAtccttgatttttctattttttttcacacttcACATCCAGTCCAAATCTGCTAAGCTCTACCTTAAAAAATACCCAGAGTCTGACCATTCTTCACAATTTCCATCCAAGCCACCACCATTCTTCCTCTACACGACAACAGTAACCTCCTAACTGGGCTCCCTgtttccactttattttattattacttttttttttaagaaatatatatatgtgtatatatatatatatatatattttttttttttttttttttttttttttttttagagagagacagagcatgagtgggggagggacagagagatagggagacacagaacctgaagcaggctccaggctctgagctgtcagcccagagcctgacatggggcttgaacacacagaaggtgagatcatgacctgagccaaagtcagatgcccaaccaactgaatcacctaGGCGCTTCCCTGATTCCATTTTAACCACCTctccttatcttgttctttcctcACACAGTATCCAGAATGagcttggtgtttttttttttttacccttttcactatttttaagggtacagttcagtgacattaagtacatttactTTGTTGTGCAACTATGACCACTATTCTTCTCTAGCACTTTTTCACCTTTCCAAACTGAACCTCTGTGCCCACTAAATAATAACTTTCCATTCTCCAGTCCCTGACAATTTCTTTCTGTCTATGAATTTGATGACtgtaggtacctcatataaatggaatcatacagtatttctccttttatgcctggcttacttcacttagcataatatcttcaagtttatccatgttttagcatgtgttagaatttccttccttttaaggctgaataatataccattgtaCACACATACTAcactttattcatctgttgatggacattgattggatttgtttccattttgaggctattatgaataatacttcttttaaaaaatttttaaatttgtttttgagagagaaagagcaaaagcaggagaggggaggagagagggggacagaggatccaaaacaagctttgcactgacagcagagagctcagggcggggcttgaagtcatgaaccatgagatcatgagatcatgacctgagctgaagtcgatgcttagccaactgagccccccaggaacccCATGAAATATTTAACTTCTAAAAGGCATTATGGCCATATAGAAACAACAATAATGTCTTTCAAACTGAATCttccaagaaataaataatacagatatAAATTGTCCTAGAGcttaaggaaaaatagaaaatattccaATTCATCTCAAATATTTAGCACAAAGCTGATTAGGAAGTTGTATCAAAATGCGCCATGGTTATGTAAGATATTATCATTGGGGAAGGGTAGGTACATGGGAATTCTAGTTTTTTTGCAACCTCTTGtgaatctaaaaattatttaaaaataaaaagtattggagcacctgggtggctcagtcagttgagtgtctgactgtggctcaggtcattatgtcataatttatgagttcgagccccacatcaggctccctgttgtcagcatggagcccactttggatcctctgttcccctctctctgccccttccccgctcatgctctctctcaaaaataaattaaaaacatcaagaaatatttcaggggcgcctgggtggctcagtcggttaagtgtccgactttagctcaggtcacgatctcgcggtccgtgagttccagccccgcttagggctctgggctgatggctcagagcctggagcctgcttccgattctgtgtctccctctctctctgcccctcccccgttcacgctctgtctctctctgtcccaaaaataaataaacgttaaaaaaaataaaaaaaaagaaatatttcaaaatctatCAAAATCCTTAATTCAAGATGATGAattcaatataaaatttattttcttcatatttcttgtaTCTCACAAATCTGGGATGTAATATTTCCATTATGATTTAGTTCAAAGTATTTAATTTCCATCATGGTTCATTCTTTGACCCAAAGTTATTTGgaagcctttttgtttgttttcttaagtttccagatatatgtttgtatttacattttacattgtgATTAGAGAATATGGTATGTAttctaaaattctttgaaatttgaatTATATTAGTTGAGACCAATTTTTATGAATAGTCTAAGTACGCTTAGGAagaatgagtatttttaaaaattgtttattggggcacctgggtggtgcagttggttgggtgtccgactttggctcaggtcatgatctcacagtttgtgagttcgagccccgtgttaggctctgtgctgacagctcagagcctggagcctatttcagattctgtgtctccccctctctacccctccagtgctcacgctctgtgtctatctctcaataataaataaatgttaaaaaaaaattgttttaattgtttatttatttggggggggagggggtagagagagggagagaatcccagacagggtcagcgcagtcagtgcagagctggatgtgaggcTAGATCCCAcgaccttaagatcatgacctgagcagaaatcaagagtccaacgcttaaccaactgaaccacccagctgccccaagaatGGGTATTTTTAAGTTTGGAGTGTATggttttctatgtttatttaaaacaagctTGTTtgttgtgattaaaaaaaaaaaaaagtccatggcAGCAATCCAGTCCAGAGATGATGGTAGGTTGGGAGCAGGAACGATGGAGAGAAGTGGAAGGCATTCagatttatttgagagacaaaaTGAACACTTCGTGGTGTTGGAAGGGGATGAGGGAAAGGTGAAGAAGAGAGCCATCAAGGATGACCTCTTCAGGGGCTCCTAGCTGGCTCAGTGCATAgaacatgcccccccccccttttttaagttattcctttatttatttgagtaatctctacagcctacttggggctcaaactcaggacccagagatcaagagtcgcatgttctttCCACtaagccagctaggcgcccccaagagcatgccactcttgatctcaaggtcgtgagttcaagccccacatttggcatTGAGCTTACttacgggcggggggggggggtagggtggggaagATGActtgttttatctgttttatccAATTCGACAGGTAGCAGAGCTATGCACCTAAAATAGGGACTCCAAGGAGGGATTAGGTAATCTCTGTATTTCGCCCAAGCACGTTTCTTTACTTCCCACGGCAGCTAGGAGGAAGGTGGCGAAATTAAGGCTTGGGGCTGAGCCTCAGCAGCTCCCCGCCCTTTATTACATGCTCTACATTCGTGTTACAGTACTTACCATGGTGTATTATTCACCTTACAAGGTGTCGCACCCTTTGGACTGGGAGCTCAGAGGGCATGGGCTGAGTTTCTTCAAAGCCTCTGGAGGGACTTTGCCCAGAAACTCGCTCCTCCGCCTCCCCGGTCTTTCTTGGCCCCGCCCCCAGGGATTTCCGGCCGGCCCGCTCCTCTACACCCGCCTCCGCCGGGGCAGCCCGGTTCCGCCCCTATTGCAACGGTTGTCCTCTAGCCTAGTTAGGGCTAGAGTGATTGATGCGTGTGTTCTCCAATCACTAACGCTAAAAGATCACGTAATTACCAATTAGGCGGTAGCAGAGGCGGGTGCTGaagcctggggttgggggtgacCAGGAAGTGAGAGCCGAGATGAGTCAAGCCCAGGCGGTGGCGTAAAGGTGACCGGGCATCTGGGTTCCTCCTTTCCCGTCTCTGGGTCAGGGGTCCCTCCGCAGCTAGGAGCCAGGACCTCCATTTACTCTTGTTAATGTGGAAGGGGGTGTGTCTACATTTGTAAGCGGCAGAGGATTTTGCTGAGCCTCCTGCCCTTTCGCCGGGAGGCGGGTCCTTCTCTTAGCCTGGGGGTGAGGACTGGTGGGGTGGTCCTGAGTCCCTCCCCCTCCGAGCTGGCGCCTGTAAACTTAAGGTCCTTCCGTAGGCTGTGGGTGGTTAAAGTCACCACGGAAAGGGTGGTGAGGGATGACGACGGTGAGATTCGCggactctgcccttctcctgagGAGTTAGAGACCTCCAGCTGCAGTCAGAGGTAGTAGAAGGTGGAGGGGTCCTGGAAGCTAAATTCCTGTAGTTAGAAAACTAGGGAAAAGAATAGGTAGGAGAAGGAACGGGTGGAAAAAAACCATTTATGTAGAGGTCCTGGTAGTTCTGAGTCTACTGTAGGGCTAGACGCGTTGGGTTTGGCCTCAGGCTCAAAATCCCTTTCCCACCTCTGCGCCGTCAgctttttgccttcatttctttctcctcaggCTGGAGGAAACACCTGAACATGTGGAATCCCAATGCCGGTAGGTGTTTGGGGATCTcttctctcacccccaccccttttcttATGAAACCCACAACAGGAAGTTTTTGTGTCAGTTTTTCCTCCGCCTCTCTCCACCGCAAAAGCAGTCCTTAAACCATAGCTGACCAATGGTCTTTCCTTAGAGTTCACGGTCTCCCTTTCCCCCCAGTCCTGTCAGTCCTTAACCTTTGTCTCCTGCGCAGCTTTGTCTCCCCTACGCCCCGTTCTCCTTCCTCACCTTTGCTTTTCCCTCTAAGTATTGAGTGAGAAACGGTGTTTCTCACCTTCTTTTGTAGGCATTTGTTGCCAGAGGGTCTGAGCAATTCTGATCTTAAtttattctttgcttcttccACCAGGACCACCAGGGCCAAATCCATATCCTCCTAACCTTGGGTACCCTGGAGGTTCCAATCCTGCCCACCCACCGCCTGTAAATCCTGCCTATCCTCCAGGCCCCTTTCCAACTCCTCCAGAAGCTCCCCAGGGGAATCCAGCTTTTCCCCCCGGTGGGCCCCCTCATCCTGTGCCACAACCAGGGTATCCAGGATGCCAACCCCTAggtccctacccacctccctacCCACCACCTGCTCCTGGCATGCCTCCTGTGAATCCCTTGGCACCTGGCATGGTAGCACCAGGAATGGTGATGGACAAGAAGATgcggaagaaaatgaagaaagctcATAAAAAGATGCACAAACACCACAAACATGGCAAGGTCAGTGCCCTCTGGAGTCTGGCTAGGAAGGGGTGCCCCCTCAGAGGGACTAGGCTGGCAGGAATGGGTAAGGGGGATTTGCAGTCTGAGGACGTGAAGCAGCCATTATGTGGCTCTGGTAGATGGTTCTTCTTTGTAAAGGATTCCCACTGGTAAGAATCTGATAATCTTGGAATATTAGGCTAATTGGACCTTCTATCAGGGAGGGCTAGGTTGAGCCTTAGACATAGATATTGGAATCTAAAGCCcttcctgtctgtctttctctgtcccagaacttttgctcccccccaccccaccccaccccagatgcTTTTAGCAACTTAGATACATCCACCTTCAGTGTTCACAAGGTGTTGTGCTAATTACATGGGCCTTTTTGTCCTACCACCCAGCAGGACTCTCAGTGACTCTCAGCCTCAGATAAAAATTTCGTGCACAGCCCCAAGGTGAAGTATCTTCCTTCTAGAAGAGTGTTAAGCAGCAAATAGCTCTCAGGACAACTCTGGAAGGACAAAACCAACCTGGATCTTGAGGAGGCCTTAGTTTACCTTTTTCTgcctagtgtttatttatttgccttgGGGCTTTGGGCACTACCTCCTGGATCTAGGTCTTTGGTGGAAGCTTGAGGAGAAGGAAAGATGAGATTgaattggggggaaaaattaCCCCAGAGAGACTCAAAAGTGTTTTTGATGACAGTTGATGGGAGTACACATGTAAAGAATCTTGACTAGTACTCTCTCCaccttctctcccaccttcctcaCTTTCTCCCATTTGGggcttaggaaaaagaaaagatagttgGGCACACAGCTGCTGTTTCTACTCACTTGTCTTAGAATCATAGCTACAAGAACTTTCCATGTGACCGATCAGTAAGCATTTGTAAAGTAGCAGCTGTCTCTTAGCACTATGCTATGCTAGTGCCTGTATTTATTCCTTGCCAAGGCATTGAGTCAGGTAAAGAAAGTTGGAAATATGCTCCAAATGCAATATTAAGTTCTGTGCAATGATTTAGGAAGGTTTAATCCATTATTATATGTTCACTGCTgaaagaaatgtttgcttttgctgtttAAGAGACAGTCTGTTTCAAAACTGCTGACCTTCTTAGGAAGCAAGGGGGTGCTGGGTGGAGGGGTAGAGCACCAAAGAATGTCCCATGGAGTGATCAATGCTTATTGGATCTGATGCtgtctcctttcccctttcccattacagcattcctcctcctcctcctcctcttccagcaGTGACTCTGACTGAATACAGGGCCTGGACCCTTCCCTCAAGCCTCTCCAGTTCTGCTCTCCCATCAAGCTTCAGATGCCATCTTGTTACTGGGGAAAATTAGCTCTTGTGCCCTTCCTCgctcaccttcccctccccccccccccccccccccccagcccctacAATCTGAGCCTTCCTCTTCTGTTCAGCCCTAACTGGCtagggaaaatgggaaaagaattcCCATGGGCTAGCAAAGACCTTCTTCTCACTACTGGGATAGAACTTTTAGCTGATGAGTTTAGCAGGACTATTTTTTGAGGATGATGAGACCTTTGAGCTAAGTGCTGAAGACAAGTTTAAGATCTGTAAAATGTGGTTTTGTAATACTTGTAGTTGGGAGGTGTTGTGGAAATTTAATTACAGCGAAAAAGAAACTGTACTGTTTTTGTAAGGTGGCTGGCACACTTTGGTAATTTAGTGGCAAATACATTTCCCATCAGGCCTTTATTGATCGTACTAACTGGAAGGCTGCTGGGAGGTGGAGTCCATTTGGAACCTAATCTCACTCCTTAGCTTGGTAGGCTGGCTCAGGTCCTTCTTATTCTCCAACTCTCAGTGCAAATAAAGCTGTTTTTCCTTGTCTCTGTTCACCCGTGCCATTACCTTGGTTGGGCCCAGCACATTCTACCACTTTTGCTGCCCTTCCTTAGATCCTCCAAAGTGTATCAGTTTTATATCCAGGAACTAGAGCATCAGTGAAGAAGACGCCATACTGTCTCTATGTTTCTTAAGTGAGAAGAACCTTCAGAATTGGTTCAGTCTACTGGTATGAATCTTTACTGTCTTCCCTTCAACGAACAGAAATAGGTCTTTAGCTTAAGTTTTCATATCTGCTACAGAGGTTCTTAACCCTGGCTGCCCATCAGCTATCAGAATGATTTAGAGTTTTGCCCCAAATCTATTGAGTAAGACCCTCAAGGATGGGGCCCTTTTCCCTGTCAGGAAAAGTGACATTTCAACTGCCTCTTGGGCCTGGAGCATGGAAAGGATGAGtcgaaaaaaaatgaaagagtggATTTTCCAagtggagtggggagaggggttgggAAAGGCATGTGTGCTTAGGTACAGAGTCACAGAATTCCATAGCATGTTTGGGAATCACAGGTCTCCCAGTGGGACTAGATTGGTTTCCTGGAAAATTGTTTATTGAGGAAATACTGTGTTCTGGGTGCTGAAGCTACAGTTCCTGCCTTTCATGATTCGCAAGATCTAATGGAACAGATGGACACGTAAATAGGTTATTATAATACAGTAAAAAGGACCACAATAGAGACATGGACCAAGCAGTgagagaacaaaggaaggagTGACAGTGCCACTGGGAAAATGAACTAGATCCAGGCTGGGCCTCAGAAAAATTAGGAGTTGCCCAGTTGGTAAAAAGTACCAGCTAACACTGAGCATTTATTGTGTGCCTTATGTTTATAACTTCTAGAATCTTCACagcaactctatgaggtaggtaccatTGTTCCCATTTTGTAAGTAAAGAAAACTGACGCAGGAAATGGTTCtgtcaggattcaaactcaggcagtctggctcctgagtctgtgctcttaacccaATGGATTCCAAGCAGAAGAAACAGTTTTACAGAGGCACAGAGTTGTAAAAAGGGGTAggatgagggatgcctgggtggctcgatcagctgagtgtccaacccttaatttgggctcaggtcattatctcatggttgtgggactgagctctgaggtgggctctgtgctcacagcacagagcctgcttgggattctctttctccctctctctctgcctcttctccatgcttgctctctgccttctctctgtcaaaataaataaacattaaaaaaaaaaaaatgggggtagAATGAAAGTTTAGTTCTTGAGCCTGAGTCACCATGCAGgaaatgaggggcagagagccccTCATTtaaagggagagagcatgtgcatgcacaggagaggggcagagagagaaggagagagaggatcctaagcctcagcgtggagcctgactcggggctcgatcccatgatcctaggatcatgacctgagctgaaatcaagttttCAGTATTCATCAGCTCTTCTTTTTTGAGGAGAAGGGAGATATGGACACAGGGGGATTGTGGGGTGAAGAGAAACAGATGTTGACAAACTAGAAATAAGGAGAAACACAGCAGTGGCTAGAAGgggaaaacacaaaaagaaatcgTGAAATTAGGAAACTCACtgactccttttctctcccactctttctctttttttttaatgtttattttgagaaagagcatgaacggaggaggggcagagagacacagaatcgaaagcaggctccaagctctgagctgtcagcacagagcccgatgggacctgaacctatgaaccatgagatcatgacctgagctgaagttgcacgcttaacagagtgagccaccaggcaccccactgttactgttttttttttttttttacatttatttatttttgaaagacagagtgagacagagcacaagtggaggaggggcagagagagaaggagacacagaatctgaagcaggttccaggctctgagcaagagttcagcacagagcccaatgcgggcccgaacccacgaaccatgagatcatgacctgagccgaagtcagacacttaaccaacggagccacacaggcgccccaacaccccactattttttaatgtttatttattttattaaaaaaaatttttttaacgtttattcatttttgagagacagagtgcgagtaggggaggggcagagagagagggagacacagaatcccaagcaggttccagaacctgagctgtcatcacagagccccacctagggctcgaactcacaaatcacgagatcatgaccttagctgaaatcagacacttaaccagctgagccacccaggtgcccctaatgtttatttttgagagagagagagagagagggagtgctagtggggaagggacagagagagagggagacagaggatctgaagcccaatgcggtgctcaaatccatgaaccaagagatcatgacctgagccgaagttggaggcttaaccgatggAACCGTTCAGGTGCCCCCTTTctccccactctttttttttttaattttttttttaacatttatttatttttgagacagagagagatagagcatgaacaggggaggggcagagagagagggagacacagaatcggaa is a genomic window of Acinonyx jubatus isolate Ajub_Pintada_27869175 chromosome B4, VMU_Ajub_asm_v1.0, whole genome shotgun sequence containing:
- the PRR13 gene encoding proline-rich protein 13, with product MWNPNAGPPGPNPYPPNLGYPGGSNPAHPPPVNPAYPPGPFPTPPEAPQGNPAFPPGGPPHPVPQPGYPGCQPLGPYPPPYPPPAPGMPPVNPLAPGMVAPGMVMDKKMRKKMKKAHKKMHKHHKHGKHSSSSSSSSSSDSD